cgtgttttgttttattaagtactctgtatcggcaagtactgaaatgcaagtactcgtactcgtactcgtactcgtactcttATTCCAAAAatgtggtatcggtgcatccctaatatatatatgtatatatttcttaaatgtatacatgcatgtgtgtgcatttatctatacaaagttattatacagaGTTCACctaaatatatgatgtaaacaaaaacttttattctgttatagattaattgcgattaatcgttttgcaTCCCTATTCCTAATCTTTTTAAGTCGCTTTAGAAGAAAgggtctgctaaatgcctaaatgtaaaaaaGTGAAGTCAACACCGACCTCTCCACAGTTTTTACATGCGATGACGCCATTGGTCTCATAGTCCAGCTGTCTCTCCTGCAGTGAGACGTTCTCTCGTCTTATAAACAGCGTACTGCCGAGTCAACAACAGATTTATCATTACTATCTTCTTCATCATGAGGTTTATACACAAACAGACAATTAAACCATAATTAATGACTCTTGTTTTACCTGAATGTCTCGCTGACGTTGACATGGTGCATGTTTTCGATGATCTCAATGTCTTCTCCAGAGCAAACAAACACAGCGCACTGTCTGCAGCTCAGACTGATTTGAGATGGAGGCTCTTTTATCATTCCCttctgctgtttcttcttcgttttgACCTTTTCCTCCAATATGGCCTGGATTTGAAACTCTTtgatctatttaaaaaaaagtgggtTTCTGGATTATTTATATTAGCACTGACCTATAGCGTAAGCAATATTAATATACATGCAGGATTATGTGTAGTGCCATAGTGTAGAACCAAAGTTGAATCTCACTTTCTTCTCATAGTCAGCTCGATTCATCTTGCACACTTTGGCGATGGCTTTGCTCATCATTTTCTCCCTGTATTCAttaacgctctctctctctgccacACCAGATCCCGACTCGGCCACCAGCGTGTAACTGCTGTCCTCAGCTCGCCCTCGACCTCTGGCCTGCAGAGAGGAAAACATCACAACATCTCAGTTAAGATGTGCATCACATAAACATCAATATCACAAGTCTCTCCTTACATAAATGAGGCTGATAATATGACCACACCTGAATCATGGCGATCTCATTGGTCACGAGGCCATAGCGTATGACAAAATTACAGTCTGCGATGTCCAGCCCCTCTTCTGCCACAGTGGTGGCGATCAGCAGGTTAATCTCGCCTTCGTGAAACTTGTTTAACACATCTTTCTGCTCCGCCTAGACAGTGTCAAATACCCCATTAGGTGAGAACAGCAAAAACATTTGAATATTTGTAGtttaatacacttttaaagtccccctgtggtgAAACTCAAGTTTTTAATGTTGTTATGACTATGTggttttttaaaggggacagagaatgaaaaaattttgtctttgtttaataatggtagtctacccacattcacaaacatacaaaaagttctagacatgctaaacatctcagtctcatagaaattcctcttttagaaatgtcagccagaaaacggcccaatctgaaaaactgatgcttatgacatcacaggcatctcactgcccctccactttaaaataattggctacattttttgagtggcagcaaagtcagccaatcagtaatgagattgcaagttaagccagtagggggagccaaataggtgcaaaaccacttgtttaaaatccccccaccctaatagagctatctgagagaggtttttaggaagcttctaaagCATTACAGACCCCCcaaaaattttttgtctacatgttacatcacagaacaaggataaattccccgttcaatcattctatgtcacctttaagacaaaccatgtggtttaaaagagcccCTGTTTTTATGTCACAAAATTGTAACCAATCGCGTCAATGTACAGGGTGGGACTTTTTCTGTCATATTCATATCATTAcccagtccttccagaaaaacgcggAGTTTTTtatgattgttgcgggcaaaaatccttgatcttgcggcacgtttttctttaaaaatgcgatggaatatgtgggatatttttttaagtttatgcACTGAAATTGCGGGAAATTGCCAAAATTACAGGAATATGCAAAAActgcgtgaacttgcaaaaactgtttgcagcttttcattgatgttcatgtcgcgtaattacgtcacttcctaacattcccatgaaaacaggggacatggctgcgcatgtttgaagtaaatgcaaaatttttcaactttctgctaagatatgactttttgctacaaaaatgtgGGAATTATGATATcatgtaagaaaaataaaaaatattcacaacttctcttcttcctccggtcctgtgaagcgccagcgcgacctcacgttaTTGCATAATGGTCACGTGTTagatatataaaacgcacatttgcggaccattttaaacaaaaaactgacacaaagacattaattagtattattcgacatacaacaaagtcggaacgctcctctttctccacacttgtaaacactgaggCGTAGTTTGCattcgtcatccgtgacctcttgatgtgatgTTGTATTACGTGAGgccgcgctggcgcatcacaggaccggagatagacgagaagttgttgtttaaaagtgcaatttttttcttgtcaaaaatgacaatcgtttcgctagataagactcttatgccccgtttgggatcgtttagagtcttttaaaactgtttaaaaaaatgttaggtgttggggtccattaaagtccattaaaatgagaaaaatcctgaaatgttttcctcaaaaaatataatttcttctcgactgaactaagaaatacatcaacattttggacatggtggtgagtaaattatctggatttttttaagaaatgaaAAATGAATAAGCTAGCATTCTGTGGCATACATGTGCGCCACATTTTTGATTTTAAGCATGTCAGAAAATATGAGTGTAAACATgattgttgcttttttaaaagaaaCAGAACAATTAATTTTTACTGTATCCTTATGTGTCATCTGTTGGCAGAAACAGATGTTAGTTAAACCCAAAAGCAGAGACATGAGTGACTGAGTTTAAGATGGCTCTTACAGGGGTCATTGGTTTCACCAGGCTCTGATCTCCTCCACCAATCAGATATTTGGCTCTGACTCCAATTTCATCAAACTTGGGGTTTTCTTGAATCCATTGGCAGAGCGCGATGGCGCTGAGACGAGTCTGTGTGAACATGATGCCTCTCGCCTTCTCCCTGCTGCTGAATTCCTTCAGAATGTTTGCTTTTAGCTGCGCTAGATTATTATTTTCATATTGCGGCTTTCCCATCAGCTCCTGCAGCTTTGCTTTTTTGTCTGTTGTGCATTTAGAAGAAAAAGGAAAGAGAATAAGTCACAGTAGAGAGAAGTTAAAGGCGAAAAATCTGTGTGTCTCTGCTAGATTCTGGAGAACATCTGCTAGATGagttgttgtgattatttaccTTTAAACAAAGTGAAGAGGAATCGCTCTGTGTCTGTGATCGTAATATTATCTTCACTATCAGGAGTGGATTTTGTCTTGAGCTCTTCTGTGTGATATTTGTCGAGAAAGCAGAAAGCGTCTGACATGCGTAGGGTGTTACTCTGATGAAGAGCCTCGTTGTATTGACGGAGATGCTCTGCACACACGCGAACCTTCTGATTCTCTTCTTTAGCAGCTGAtgagaaacacacacatacctATTAGATGCATATTAAATACGCATGCACTGATATATGCAATTCAAAGGGGCAGGAAAACGCATCAGAACTCATGCTGTGTATGAGATATTTAATATTACCAAGATGCATCATAATATAAATGCAGGAGATTGCAATGGTCAATATGGCCACTCTAGTCCCGCCTTCCTGTAAAGAGAGCCAATCATTAACTGTTATAGATGACATCCCTGGTGGAGGGACTTTGTGCATGCGCAGTATATGACAGTCTTGTTGTAAAAAGACCTGGAGGCATTGCAAACATAGCGGCGCAGTGACGCGATTtccttaaaggggccatggcatgaaaatctgtctttttccatgtttaactctttccccgccattgacgagttatctcgtcaatctgcaataccgctattatccaccaggtttataagttccgcaacttataaaaacaggaagtattgccctagggcaaacagctgtatgtctgtgtatgttttaccgctcatttgcattttaaaggacactataataaatatatatttaactataataaatatatatatggtattttgagctaaaatttcacatatgtgctctgggggcaccaaagatttatttgacatcttaaaaagtcttgtgacatggcccctttaaaaagaCTTTGATAACAATGACAACAGAATTGCATTTTGGACGCTCTCCACTTCTAGGACTTCATGAtataataatttgaaacaaaaagtaaaaagtaaaccaatcagaagctaTTAATATCGGTAGATGTCATTCTAAGTAATCGAATATTGGGATCGGCATAGAAATTTTGCATCAGTGCATTTTTTAACGGTTGATAATTGGCTCTTTTTACTGGAAGGCATGACTAGAGCGGCCATACTGATCTTTCAGATCAATACCATTGATGCATCTTGTTAATATTGAATATCTTTGGTAAAGCTCAAGTTGTCTTACCGTTTTGCTCTTTCTGTACCACCCATTGTTCATAGTTTTGTGTGCCAGGTTCACAGGAGGGCTTCAGCTCGGCATGTGTGTGGATTTCATCCATAATTTTTTTGATCACGTCTCCAAATGGATCCTTTAACACGATAGAGAAACAAACCatgttacatattttttacaatattgCATCTCTTTATTAAATGAAGTAACTCACATATTGgtatttagtttaatattaaaTCATAAAAGTAAGCAGATTTTTACATTTCTAAGTGTTGCTAGTATGTTGGTTGTTAGGTGGTTGCTTACTATTAAAGTCAATTAGTGTTAAAACAGTAATGAGACAGTGTTTAATTTCTATGTCACTAACagaaatgaaataatttttatgtaataatTTAGTATTTAACAGCCAAATCTGCCATGCCCTGAACTGTTTTGTACAATACAGAACAACATTAAAGAGACTGTGGTAGTGACACAGAAATCAGACACTTCACCTATCCAACTTTCTTGGAAATTATAAGACATGAGCGGAAATACCTCCTTCCTCTCTTCTGCTATCGCAATCCTTTTATAAGGCTTTTTTGGCTCCTCCTcagaattttttgttttaattgtaaAGGCGTCCAGATTTCCGCAGATCTGTAATACATCAATATAATGGGAAACATACTGATGAACTCCAGATGACACTCCAAAGCACCTCCGACAAATGAAAGTGCTCAGGTCAAACACATTGACCCTGAACAATACTGCTTCCCAGAGAAACAAGCAAATCAGTGGTAGAGATTCATGGAAAAACATAGTAATAATGGAAACGCAGGGTCTCAGTAAAGCTTTAAATAATTCTTCTTCTGGACAGAAAAGCATGCCAGGCATGCAGAGGTTTATGTGTCCTCGGGCGCTGGGGCCGCGTGGAACATTCGAAACAGCTTGTAGATTAGTGAGAGAGGTTTGAGATGTTGGAGAGGGGTCTGTGTGTGAAAAAAAAAGCTTGGAAAAAAGTGTTAATTCAGGAAAGGAGACTCTTTTACTGTAGTTATCGCCTATGTGCATAAGTGGTTTCCTTTAAGTGTGTTTTTGACATTGGGTGGACATATggtgtgtgtactgtatatggttgAAGTTTATCTCAAGCTCCTGTTCATAGTAGAAAAATATATGACACTTTTTTCGCATTTTCTGCTGACCAGCACTGTAGCCAGATGTTGAGGCATACGACTACTGAATAATgggaaacattttaaaatgaaaatactctCACACATGCAGTAAGCACAATAAAAAAGTGCTCTGGTTATTCTTTGTGTCTTCTGAAGATAAACAAATGGTTTGTGAACAACCTGCAAAATTCACGAAAATATGAAAATGCTCTGTTTACAGACCTCATGTCATTACGGATGTCTATGACTTGCTTTCTCAAGTTATAAAAAggtatttaatattaaaatgccAAAAATGTATCTTCTATATCGGGGTTTACATGACGAAACTCCTTAAAGCACATTCTGTACATCCATACATTATTTGGattacattaactctttccccgccattggcTAATTTCCTAAGTTATTTtaagattaaagataaatgaGGCAGATAGGTTAGTTAGGCAGttttcatttaaacaaacaaaacaaaatccctgccaatgacgagtttttctggCAATCCGTATGTCCGCTATTATACaccaggtggcactcttacccaacttataaaacacttaaGCAACCTCTTAGGGCAAACGgtaagaactctgtgtatgttttgttcATCGCTCATGAATCTGATCCCTCACAAAAATGCagttatctcagctttttgctcaaaatttggtatttcagaagaaacttacccatatttgagatgtgataaaaagagaacaaatgaaggtaggatgaatgtttcattaaatatatcttttatttgatatattgtatgtttatatatttaaagaagaacattttcatgAAGGCATTCAAcattgtgaaaatcataaaaaatgctggctggcaactttttaaaaaatgctggcagggaaagagttaataatagATGTATCTCTCACATAAGGAAATTTTAATATACAATTATGTTTGTATTCATATTTTAACTGAGCTATTTAAATCCGGCACGTCGGTACACGTGAGAACTTGATGCACTTGATGTCATAAGGAAATGCATGagaagtatatatatatatatttatgtttatggTCAGTGATGCAGGTTTTAGTattgaattttttaaaaacatttttaggaTGTAAATTGTAAAGCACTCTCCTACTCCTCTCTTTGCACTTCCGGGTCCGACCAATCTCAAATGCCATAGGGTAATAACAAAAATATCATGCTGATGTACACATTTGTATCATAATGCAAAACTACCAAAAACACCAGATCCTAATTTATATCCATAACAAAATCTGAGATGACCAGACATGGTCATGGATTTTTTTACGAATCATTTATATTGATGTCCATAATTTGTGAGCCTGGAGACTGCAGTGTACACTGTGAGTTTGCAATATGAATAAATAGTGCTCATAATTggctgtttaaataatatcctctATTAAAATAAATGGGGACTTGGACCAGGAAACAGTATTCCTTACGTCATTACGTAACAAGCGGATATCTCTTAGCATCACTTACTCAGAGAACAGGGTTTCTTTACCTGTAAAATGTGTTCCTCTGCTTTCTGTTGGGTCTTGGCTCCTCCCACACCAGGTGAGGCGGTCAGGCCCAGAATCTGAGGAATGGGAACCGGCTCTTTTTGCTGCTTCACCAGTTTCTGGTTTCGATGTTTTTGTTTCAGGTAGCGGATCATGATATGATTATACACACCGCCCTTCTGCGTGTGGTGACATTCATCAATGACCATCAGGGAAAACTCTGCAGGTGTAACAAAATAAATCCTCtttaatttactttaaaatgaatataaagTATTAGTAGAGTGGTTTAAACAATGCTACGTACACAACAAACACGAAGCATTGCGTTTTTCAATCACAGTGCTGAAGGAAAATGAGAGTGAACCCTGGGATTTAATAGCTTGTTGAACCTCCTTTGGCAGTAATTATTTCAAGCAAGCGTTTTTTTCTGAATCATACCTTCACATCATTCAGAAGGAATTTTTTGTCCATTCCACTTTACAAAACTGCTTCAACCCAGACACATTTGTAGGATGTTTGGTGTGAACTGCTCCCTTGGGGTCATTCCACAGGTTAAGGCTTTTACTAGGCCACTCCAAATggcacattttgtttttcttaatcCATTATGTGGTGGATTTACTTTAATGCTTGAggtcattgtcctgctgcatcAACCAACTTCTACTGAGCCTCAACTGGCGGACAGCCACCCTGACATTATCCTGTAGGAAATTTTGTTAAACTTGGAAATTAATTTTGTGTGGGCCAGGCCCTAAGGCAGCAAAGCATGACCAAATCATGATGTTCCCTCCATTATACTTTTCTGTTGGGatgatgttttaatgttcataaGCTGTGCCCTTTTTGCGCCGTAGTATTTTTCCCAAACTATTCaacttttgtttcatcagtccataaaatattttcccaGTAGCACCTGGATTTGCCTAggtgctcttttgcaaacttcaggcTCACAGCAATGTTTTTCGGCTTCCCGTGCCTGTTTAAAGACGTATTGGGTATTGTGCGTATTGTGTACTCGTGAACAAAGATGTGTGTCAGTTCCAATGATGTCTTCAAGCCTTTAGCTGTTATT
The genomic region above belongs to Paramisgurnus dabryanus chromosome 15, PD_genome_1.1, whole genome shotgun sequence and contains:
- the ifih1 gene encoding interferon-induced helicase C domain-containing protein 1, giving the protein MNCDQDVATCHVLDCFRDRLKRLIKVEPLLDLLSFLEPDQKDRINAKIVRDGDISAASLLIDEIIKKRDVKGWSRELITALETVGCKQAANYVDNKPPEPTEEEQNDSCVRLFDLMRLSLVNMKTRDVSTHCADMGLLTQEDMENIMTAVDRKGNTYGARLLLKQLVKNETGWFSKFLQALEDTEHYDLARELRGEPCNEDEPMSVDTFEMRTMEESEQPCADAPEEMETDSITPPALSANSSLLSDDLDSSMDNSSLETSALSTTVTEEADMYLDGQQKEEEDLAEDTDQSASNGNIVLRDYQMEVARLALEGKNIIVCLPTGSGKTRVAVFITKKHLESRKRMGEPGKVVVLVNKVPLVEQHYKAEFGKFLQHKYSVKPVSGASQLKISFPQIVEQNDIIICTAQILENSLAKAKNGDEDGVKLSQFSLMVIDECHHTQKGGVYNHIMIRYLKQKHRNQKLVKQQKEPVPIPQILGLTASPGVGGAKTQQKAEEHILQICGNLDAFTIKTKNSEEEPKKPYKRIAIAEERKEDPFGDVIKKIMDEIHTHAELKPSCEPGTQNYEQWVVQKEQNAAKEENQKVRVCAEHLRQYNEALHQSNTLRMSDAFCFLDKYHTEELKTKSTPDSEDNITITDTERFLFTLFKDKKAKLQELMGKPQYENNNLAQLKANILKEFSSREKARGIMFTQTRLSAIALCQWIQENPKFDEIGVRAKYLIGGGDQSLVKPMTPAEQKDVLNKFHEGEINLLIATTVAEEGLDIADCNFVIRYGLVTNEIAMIQARGRGRAEDSSYTLVAESGSGVAERESVNEYREKMMSKAIAKVCKMNRADYEKKIKEFQIQAILEEKVKTKKKQQKGMIKEPPSQISLSCRQCAVFVCSGEDIEIIENMHHVNVSETFSTLFIRRENVSLQERQLDYETNGVIACKNCGEPWGSMMLYKSMECPCLHIKNFVVTYKSKKKTYIKWTELPIRFSSFDYTQHADLGDEDSDTE